From a single Anaerolineaceae bacterium oral taxon 439 genomic region:
- a CDS encoding ABC transporter permease, translated as MRRSLFVNFIGIAFAFLICGVVMQVQGYPAIESYAALFNQSVGSSFAFLTVLKNSIPLVLTGLSASVAFSSGPVNLGQPGQFLIGALFATVGGLYVELPAFLMLPFLLALAMLGGAVWSFVAALMKQLFEMDEYITTLMLNMIADFFTYWAISGPFFETGANFPQTPRIAGSGWMPTVGKFSTGVIVMLLAFMVVWFLYYRTTAGYEWRMTGQNPTFARLGGVPTKKNYLTVMLLTGALAGLAGGLVVMTGPHRFIKGLGANYAWDGIMVSMVANNHLVATLAYGLFFSILETGSLGMELFTKVPNEMTTVLQAIIVLVVMAGRGSIEVFIRKGMTRRKLKARAEG; from the coding sequence ATGCGTAGGAGTTTATTCGTTAATTTTATCGGAATTGCGTTCGCGTTCCTGATCTGCGGCGTGGTCATGCAGGTCCAGGGGTATCCCGCGATCGAAAGCTACGCGGCTCTTTTCAACCAGTCGGTCGGGAGTTCGTTCGCTTTTTTGACGGTCCTGAAAAACTCGATCCCGCTGGTTCTGACCGGGTTGTCGGCGTCGGTTGCTTTTTCGTCTGGTCCGGTCAACCTCGGTCAGCCGGGACAGTTTCTGATTGGCGCGTTGTTCGCGACGGTCGGCGGCCTGTACGTTGAGCTTCCAGCGTTTTTGATGCTCCCGTTTCTTCTGGCGTTGGCGATGCTCGGCGGAGCGGTCTGGTCGTTCGTTGCCGCGCTGATGAAGCAGCTGTTTGAGATGGACGAGTATATTACGACGCTGATGTTGAACATGATCGCCGATTTTTTTACTTACTGGGCGATTTCAGGTCCGTTCTTTGAAACGGGCGCGAACTTTCCTCAGACGCCGCGGATTGCCGGAAGCGGCTGGATGCCGACCGTGGGAAAGTTCAGCACCGGCGTGATCGTCATGCTGCTGGCGTTTATGGTCGTCTGGTTCCTGTATTATCGGACGACGGCGGGGTATGAATGGCGGATGACGGGGCAGAATCCAACTTTCGCGCGGCTGGGCGGGGTCCCGACGAAGAAAAATTACCTGACGGTCATGCTCCTGACTGGCGCGTTGGCGGGGCTGGCCGGCGGTCTGGTCGTCATGACCGGTCCGCATCGTTTTATCAAGGGTCTGGGCGCGAATTACGCCTGGGACGGGATTATGGTATCGATGGTCGCGAATAATCATCTTGTCGCGACGTTGGCATACGGCCTGTTTTTCTCGATTCTGGAAACCGGCTCGCTGGGGATGGAGCTGTTCACGAAGGTCCCGAACGAAATGACGACCGTTCTTCAGGCGATCATCGTACTCGTCGTCATGGCAGGGCGCGGTTCGATCGAGGTCTTTATCCGGAAAGGGATGACGCGGAGAAAATTGAAAGCGAGGGCGGAAGGATGA
- a CDS encoding ABC transporter permease — MTVLVGLLNGMISAATPLLLSSLGGALTYYAGIFNIAMEGMMLSGAFFAVLGSYTFGSWGAGLICGVAGAMVIALIFILFSIVLKVDEFVTGVGLNMFSLGVTTYLLRQIFKVKGAFTDPGIISVPNVRIPLVEGIPFVGRIVSGQNLIVWLAIAATLVCQYAVFRTRFGLRLRAAGYNRDCLDTSGVSANRIRVASLIWCAVLCGLAGAYLSLGYVTLFSENMSAGRGWISLAAVILVSGNPLGIALVSLLFGLADGLGLFLQRSIPSQFTSMLPYIATLVALFVYSTRRRKEVRN; from the coding sequence ATGACGGTTCTGGTCGGGTTATTGAATGGGATGATTTCCGCCGCGACGCCGCTGCTGCTTTCGTCGCTGGGAGGGGCGCTGACGTATTATGCTGGAATTTTTAATATCGCGATGGAAGGGATGATGCTGAGCGGGGCTTTTTTCGCGGTCCTCGGCTCGTATACTTTCGGCTCCTGGGGAGCCGGGTTGATTTGCGGGGTTGCAGGCGCGATGGTGATCGCGTTAATCTTTATCCTGTTCTCGATCGTGTTGAAGGTCGACGAATTTGTGACCGGCGTCGGATTGAATATGTTCTCGCTGGGGGTGACGACATACTTGCTCAGGCAGATTTTCAAGGTTAAGGGCGCGTTTACCGATCCCGGGATTATCTCGGTCCCGAACGTGCGGATTCCGCTCGTCGAGGGGATCCCGTTCGTGGGGCGGATTGTCAGCGGTCAGAACCTGATCGTCTGGCTGGCGATCGCCGCAACGCTGGTCTGCCAATATGCCGTTTTTCGGACGCGATTCGGGCTGCGGCTGCGCGCGGCGGGGTACAATCGAGACTGCCTGGATACGAGCGGCGTTTCGGCGAATCGGATTCGCGTTGCGTCGCTGATCTGGTGCGCTGTGCTTTGCGGACTGGCGGGGGCGTACCTGTCGTTGGGGTATGTGACGCTGTTCAGTGAAAATATGTCCGCGGGACGCGGATGGATTTCGTTAGCGGCGGTCATCCTCGTATCGGGGAACCCGCTTGGAATCGCGCTGGTCTCGCTGCTGTTTGGGTTGGCGGACGGGCTGGGTCTCTTTTTACAGCGATCGATCCCGTCGCAGTTTACGTCGATGCTTCCATATATTGCGACGTTGGTCGCGCTATTCGTGTATTCGACGCGGAGAAGGAAGGAGGTTCGGAATTGA